One region of Maylandia zebra isolate NMK-2024a linkage group LG10, Mzebra_GT3a, whole genome shotgun sequence genomic DNA includes:
- the LOC101466132 gene encoding claudin-4-like encodes MASQGLQILGVLLAFFGWLGAIITCGLPMWRVTAFVGANIVTAQVIWEGLWMSCVVQSTGQMQCKMYDSMLALPQDLQTARAMVIISVIVGIFGILMAVIGGKCTNCMEDDVAKAKTCIVAGVIFIITALLILIPVSWSAHAVISDFYNPLLVEAQRRELGSSLYIGWCSAAVLLMGGGLLCSSCPPKVGGRPYIPAKFTPVRSISSNVDYV; translated from the coding sequence ATGGCTTCTCAGGGCCTCCAGATCTTGGGTGTTTTACTGGCCTTCTTTGGTTGGCTGGGCGCCATTATCACCTGCGGTTTGCCCATGTGGAGAGTCACCGCTTTCGTGGGGGCGAATATCGTCACAGCCCAGGTGATCTGGGAAGGCTTGTGGATGAGCTGTGTGGTCCAGAGCACGGGGCAAATGCAGTGTAAGATGTACGACTCCATGCTGGCTCTGCCTCAGGACCTGCAGACTGCCAGGGCCATGGTGATCATCTCTGTGATTGTTGGGATATTCGGCATCCTCATGGCTGTGATCGGAGGAAAATGCACCAACTGCATGGAGGATGACGTGGCCAAAGCTAAAACCTGCATCGTGGCTGGAGTGATATTCATAATAACTGCCTTGCTGATCTTGATTCCTGTATCGTGGTCAGCTCATGCAGTAATCAGCGACTTTTATAACCCCCTATTGGTTGAGGCTCAAAGAAGGGAGCTTGGATCTTCACTTTACATAGGCTGGTGCTCTGCTGCGGTGCTGCTGATGGGAGGTGGTCTTCTCTGCAGCAGCTGTCCCCCAAAAGTTGGTGGCAGACCCTACATACCTGCCAAATTCACACCTGTAAGAAGCATATCTTCAAATGTTGACTATGTGTGA
- the LOC101465540 gene encoding claudin-like protein ZF-A89 isoform X2, which produces MASAELQILGIILAVIGFSGDIITCALPLWKVSAFIGNNIVTAQVFWEGLWMNCVMQSTGQMQCKVYDSMLALPQDLQAARALVVISILVTLMGLLLAIAGGKCTNCIEEETAKSKVAIAAGVVFIVGGILCLIPVSWSANEVIRNFYNPIMSDGQRRELGTQIVGVCLAILGFLGTILICALPMWKVSAFIQSNIITAQVFWEGLWMNCVFQSTGQSQCKNYDSVLALPQELQASRALICVSIAVSVVAIGLTVVGAQCTSFFDYDQLTKSNAGIAGGVVFIIAGIVCIIPVTWSAYSIITGFYNPVATTGSQGELGASIYLGWVSGALLVIGGITLCTTYRCCRG; this is translated from the exons ATGGCATCTGCAGAACTTCAGATCTTGGGCATCATTTTGGCAGTGATTGGCTTTTCTGGGGACATAATTACCTGTGCTTTGCCATTGTGGAAGGTGTCTGCTTTCATTGGAAACAACATCGTGACAGCACAAGTTTTCTGGGAGGGTCTCTGGATGAACTGTGTAATGCAGAGCACCGGCCAGATGCAGTGCAAGGTCTACGATTCCATGCTCGCTCTTCCTCAAGACCTGCAGGCAGCCCGTGCTCTGGTTGTGATCTCCATCCTGGTCACCCTAATGGGACTCCTGCTTGCTATCGCAGGCGGAAAGTGCACCAACTGCATTGAAGAGGAGACTGCCAAGAGTAAGGTGGCCATTGCTGCGGGGGTGGTGTTCATTGTTGGTGGCATCCTGTGCCTCATCCCTGTATCCTGGTCTGCTAATGAGGTCATCAGGAACTTCTACAACCCAATCATGTCTGACGGACAGAGGAGAGAGCTTGGA ACTCAGATCGTTGGTGTGTGTTTGGCAATCCTCGGTTTTCTTGGCACCATCCTCATCTGCGCACTGCCCATGTGGAAGGTGTCGGCATTTATACAGTCAAACATCATCACTGCTCAGGTGTTTTGGGAAGGCTTATGGATGAACTGTGTGTTCCAGAGCACGGGTCAGTCACAATGCAAAAACTATGACTCGGTTTTGGCTTTACCACAAGAGCTGCAAGCCTCCAGGGCTCTAATCTGCGTGTCTATTGCTGTCAGCGTGGTGGCCATCGGGCTCACAGTGGTTGGAGCTCAATGCACTTCTTTCTTTGATTATGACCAACTGACCAAATCCAATGCCGGCATTGCAGGAGGTGTGGTGTTTATCATAGCAGGGATCGTGTGTATTATTCCTGTCACCTGGTCGGCTTACAGCATCATCACAGGGTTTTATAATCCTGTGGCCACAACAGGAAGTCAAGGAGAGCTGGGAGCTTCTATATATTTGGGATGGGTATCTGGAGCACTCCTTGTCATTGGAGGAATTACTTTGTGCACCACCTACAGATGCTGTAGAGGATGA
- the LOC101465844 gene encoding claudin-4 — MPSLGLQILGVGLAVLGWIGNILICMLPLWKVSAFIGNNIVVAQTIWEGLWMSCVVQSTGQMQCKVYDSLLALPPDLQAARAMIVISILFSLFGLLLSVVGGKCTTCVGDKMAKARVAISAGFFFILSGALCLVTVSLPANTIIKDFYNPMVPDAQRRELGACLYVGWGAAGLLLIGGSLLCCQCPAGDNRYSGAKYSAPKSTTPGKEFV, encoded by the coding sequence ATGCCTTCTTTAGGGTTGCAGATTCTGGGTGTTGGGCTGGCTGTGCTTGGATGGATTGGAAACATACTGATCTGCATGCTGCCCTTGTGGAAGGTATCTGCTTTCATTGGAAATAACATTGTGGTGGCTCAAACCATCTGGGAAGGACTCTGGATGAGCTGTGTGGTGCAAAGCACCGGCCAGATGCAGTGCAAGGTCTACGATTCCCTTTTGGCCCTGCCTCCAGACCTGCAGGCAGCTCGAGCCATGATCGTCATCTCTatcctgttttctttgtttggccTGCTGCTTTCTGTGGTTGGAGGTAAATGCACCACTTGTGTTGGGGACAAAATGGCAAAAGCCAGAGTTGCTATCTCTGCAGGCTTTTTCTTCATCCTGAGTGGGGCTCTGTGTCTTGTGACTGTATCGCTGCCTGCTAATACCATCATAAAGGACTTTTACAACCCCATGGTTCCAGATGCTCAGAGGAGAGAGCTGGGTGCCTGTTTGTACGTGGGCTGGGGTGCAGCAGGGTTACTACTGATTGGTGGTTCACTTCTCTGTTGTCAGTGCCCAGCAGGAGACAACCGCTACAGTGGTGCGAAGTACTCGGCACCTAAATCAACAACACCCGGGAAGGAATTTGTCTAA
- the LOC101465540 gene encoding claudin-like protein ZF-A89 isoform X1: MASAELQILGIILAVIGFSGDIITCALPLWKVSAFIGNNIVTAQVFWEGLWMNCVMQSTGQMQCKVYDSMLALPQDLQAARALVVISILVTLMGLLLAIAGGKCTNCIEEETAKSKVAIAAGVVFIVGGILCLIPVSWSANEVIRNFYNPIMSDGQRRELGASLFIGWASSGLLIIGGALLCCQCKQPKDGGYSVKYSAPRSATGGGAYV; this comes from the coding sequence ATGGCATCTGCAGAACTTCAGATCTTGGGCATCATTTTGGCAGTGATTGGCTTTTCTGGGGACATAATTACCTGTGCTTTGCCATTGTGGAAGGTGTCTGCTTTCATTGGAAACAACATCGTGACAGCACAAGTTTTCTGGGAGGGTCTCTGGATGAACTGTGTAATGCAGAGCACCGGCCAGATGCAGTGCAAGGTCTACGATTCCATGCTCGCTCTTCCTCAAGACCTGCAGGCAGCCCGTGCTCTGGTTGTGATCTCCATCCTGGTCACCCTAATGGGACTCCTGCTTGCTATCGCAGGCGGAAAGTGCACCAACTGCATTGAAGAGGAGACTGCCAAGAGTAAGGTGGCCATTGCTGCGGGGGTGGTGTTCATTGTTGGTGGCATCCTGTGCCTCATCCCTGTATCCTGGTCTGCTAATGAGGTCATCAGGAACTTCTACAACCCAATCATGTCTGACGGACAGAGGAGAGAGCTTGGAGCATCGCTGTTCATTGGCTGGGCTTCATCAGGACTCCTGATCATTGGAGGTGCACTCCTTTGTTGTCAGTGCAAGCAGCCTAAAGATGGTGGATACTCTGTCAAATACTCTGCTCCACGCTCTGCAACAGGTGGTGGAGCATATGTTTAA